The segment TTTAAATTGGATCTTTTCTTGCTTCAGTTCCTGTTTGATATCTTGATGTTGTTTGATAAAGGATTTTTTATTTAGTTTTTCTTTGGTTTCCTGGCTCAATAAGGAATACATGGCACCATACTCGCCCTTTTCCCAGTGATCCAGATACTCGGTCATGACTTTTTCCGGTTCAGGACCGGTGCCGGCAGAGACGGCGTAAACAATTCCTGCAACAGCCAGACACGCGATCCCGATCCCCAGAATGATGCCCTTTTTTTTCTTTGACGAAGATTCGTCGGGTTTATCATTTTGCTGATTCATCGGGGCAGTTCACCTCGTATTCTGTTTTTAACTCCCTCATTCTACCCTTTCTCTCCATCGGTGTGAATGATTTGACCCCCAAGATAACCCTTACGTCCACGCAGTTGACCCTAATGGAGGAGATGCTTGACCGAAACTAAGACGTATCCATAACGCTATAGAACTAGAAAGATTGTAAAAGTATATCAGATACTATCAGATTTCTCTATACTGACAAAAAAGAGGCGGTAAAACCGCTGGATTCCAGACAAAGATTTGAACAGGGCGGGCCTGTCAGTTCTTTTTGTCATTGATCCCAGCGATTTCACTGCCTCTGTACCAGGATTACAAAAGGGTATGCAGCTGTTTAAGTGTTAATCAAGAAAAGACGGGCTCTTTGAACTGGGCCAGCTTTTCCAGAGATGAAGCTTCGACATCCTGATGCAGACTGTTTCCGTGGGCATCCATGGTTACGATAGCCGCAAAGTTTTTTACCTGCAGGTGCCACATCGCTTCCGGAACCCCGAACTCCATAAAGTGAACTCCTTCGACTTCAGTGATACAGTCAGCATAGTACTGGGCTGCCCCGCCGATGGCATTCAGATAAACGGCACCGTGCTTCTGTAAGCCTGCCAAAGTTTTGGCACCCATTCCTCCCTTGCCGATGACAGCCCGGATGCCGAACTTTTCGATGATATCCGATTGGTAGGGCTCTTCCCGAATGCTGGTAGTGGGACCTGCAGCTTTTACCTGCCATTTTCCTCCGGAATCTTTCAACATCACTGGGCCGCAATGGTAGATAACCCCTCCCTGAAGATCCACAGGGGTATCGTGATCCATCAAGTACTTGTGAAGTGTATCCCGTCCGGTGTGAATCAATCCATTTAAAATAACGACGTCTCCCACTTTCAGATTCCGGATCTGTTCTTCACTGATTGGTGGAGTTAAGACTATTTCACGGGAGCCGGAAGCTTGTTGTTGGTTGGATGCTGATTCTGTTACAGTGATGGGTGCCGATTTTTGGGGTTTGTCTTTGTATAACCAGGAATTGATTTTTCCGGTTTCAGGATCGATAGTAACTCCTTGGCGACGGAAAGCCCAACAGTTGTAAGCGACGGAGACAAAGAAGCTGGCAGGAATACGGTGCATGGTGCCCACTTTGCATCCCAGAAGGGTTGTGTTTCCGCCAAAGCCCATGGTTCCGATACTCAGTTTATTGGCGTTTTCCATGATATAATCTTCCAGCTTAGCCAGGTCCGGGTTGGGATTGGTGTCATATGCCTTACGGAACAGTTGTTGTTTTGCCAGTTCATATCCGGTGGTACGGTCTCCGCCGATCCCTACTCCGATGAAGCCCGCACTGCATCCTTGTCCCTGAGCCTGATACACACTGTGCAAGATACACTTGCGAATCCCGTCCAGGTCCCGGCCGGCCCGGCCCAACCCCTCCAGTTCACAAGGAAGGCTGTACTGGATATTTTTGTTTTCACACCCGCCGCCTTTGAGGATCAGGCGAACTTCGATCTTATTTTTTTCCCATTGCTCATAGTGGATAACCGGAACACCCTCTCCGAGATTGTTTCCGCTGTTTTCCCCGGTTAAGGAGTCTAC is part of the Kroppenstedtia pulmonis genome and harbors:
- a CDS encoding fumarate hydratase produces the protein MEALKQSLLELITETSTNLPPDVREAIKKAKESENAGTRAALALSTISDNIQMAEENISPICQDTGMPTFKIKVPVGANQMEITRNIREAIVEATETGILRPNSVDSLTGENSGNNLGEGVPVIHYEQWEKNKIEVRLILKGGGCENKNIQYSLPCELEGLGRAGRDLDGIRKCILHSVYQAQGQGCSAGFIGVGIGGDRTTGYELAKQQLFRKAYDTNPNPDLAKLEDYIMENANKLSIGTMGFGGNTTLLGCKVGTMHRIPASFFVSVAYNCWAFRRQGVTIDPETGKINSWLYKDKPQKSAPITVTESASNQQQASGSREIVLTPPISEEQIRNLKVGDVVILNGLIHTGRDTLHKYLMDHDTPVDLQGGVIYHCGPVMLKDSGGKWQVKAAGPTTSIREEPYQSDIIEKFGIRAVIGKGGMGAKTLAGLQKHGAVYLNAIGGAAQYYADCITEVEGVHFMEFGVPEAMWHLQVKNFAAIVTMDAHGNSLHQDVEASSLEKLAQFKEPVFS